The genomic segment GGCGGGGACCTGACGATCCGGTTCCAGCTCACCACGCTCTACCCGGCCATCCTCCAGGCGGTCGGCCCGGACGTGATGCTCGATCTCCGCGGCCCCGACCAGCCCGCCACCGTGCGCTCCGCCGACAACGGCGCGCTGAGCACCCTCGTCATGCCCATCGCCGCACCCGGGAACCGCCCATGAGCGGCACCACGGACACGCTGATGGCCGCCATCGGGCAGGCGGTCACGCGAGGGCGTGAGGGTGACCCCGACGGCGCCCGCGACGAACTGCTGACCATCTGGGAAAGCATCGCCGGGAGCTCCGATTCCTTCCACCAGTGCGTGCTCGCCCACTACCTCGCGGACCTCTACGGCCCGGCCGAGGCGATCGTCTGGGACGAACGAGCGCTCGAAGCCGCCGATCGAGCCGGGGAAGCCGCACCTCAGGTGGCCGGTTTCTACCCGTCGCTGCACCTCAACCTCGCCGACAATTACCGACGTCTCGGCTCGTTCGACACCGCGACAGTGCACGTGTCGAAAGCCAGCGAGTTGGTCTCATCCCTGCCCGGCGGGCCGTACGCCGATCAGCTGGTGCAGTGGATCGAACAGGTCGCCGAGCTCATCACCCGGCGATCGACCGAACCGCTCACGCCCACCGGCGACGGTGTCAAGGAGTGACCCGGAAGCGCAACGGCCGTGCATACGCGCAGAACACGACGCCGGTCCGTTCCTCCGCTTCCTGCAGCGTACCGATGGCAGCGGCGGAAAGGTCCGCGGTGACCAGCATCCGGCACAACTGCTTCGCGCCCGGCCGGGGCACGGAAACCCGGTAGGTCATGACATGCGCGCCGAATTCCCGTTCGAGCCGCTCCCGGATTCGCGCCACCCCACCGGCAGGCACCACGAACTCGTCCAGATCCAGCCCCCGGGGATCGATCTGCCGCAACCACGGGATCGCCGCGACCAGTTCAGTCCACATGCGACCCGAGTGTGCCCTCCGGCGTACCCGTCACGACAGGTACTCCACTCAGGCCGGGCCTACCGCACGTCGTGTGCCGAAGTCGAGCCGCAGGAATCACGGATGACCAGCTGCGTCGGCAGGATCACCGGGCCCTCGCGGTCGGCGCCGGTGATCATGGCCATGACCGCCTTGGCCGCGGCCACCCCGAACCCCGGCTTGTCCTGCGCCACGGTGGTCAGTGCCGGATCGACCACGGACGCGATCTCGATGTCGTCGAAACCGACCAGCGCCAGGTCTTCCGGAACGCGCAGCCCCTCGGCCCTGGCGGCGAGCAACGCGCCGACCGCCATCTCGTCGCTGGCCGCGAACACGGCCGTGGGCGGCTCGTCCAGCGCGAGGAGCCGTCGCATCGCGGCGGTTCCGCTGGCCCGGTAGAAGTCCCCGGTCACCAGGTAGTCCTCACGCAGCGGGAGACCGGCTTCCCGGATCGCCTTGCGGTAACCGGAGATCCGCGCCTCGGCGGGCTGGTTGCCCGGCGGGCCGGTGATCGTGGCGATCCGTGAGTGGCCGAGTCCGGCGAGGTGCCGGACGGCCGATCCCGCGCCGGCGGCGTTGTCCGACATCACGTACGTGGCGTTCGGACCGTCCACGGCGACGTCGACCGCGACACACGGGAGCCCCGACTGCGCGAAGGCTTCGAACGCCTCCGCGTCGGACCCGCTGTCGATCAGCACCAGCCCGCCGAGGTGGTGGCGGCGCGCGAGGTTCACGTAGCCGACCGGATCGGCCAGCGACGCGCCGACCGCACGGGAATCGCCACTGGTGGCCAGCATCAGCAAGTGGTACCCGTGCGCGCTGAGCGCGGATTTCAACCCGATCAGCAGATCCTGCAGATACGGGTGCCGCCAGCCCGGCCTGCGGTGGTCGGTGTCCCAGACCAGGCCGATCATCGTCGATTGTTTCGTCGACAGCGCCCGCGCGGATTCGTTGGGCCGGTAACCCAGTTCCCCGGCCACCCGGAGCACCCGTTCCCTGGTCTCCTCGTTGACCGTTTCCGGCTGGTTGAACACCCGCGACACCGTGGCCACGGACACGCCGCACAACTCGGCGATCTCGCGCCCGGTCGCCATCGCCACCCCTATCCACCGTAAGCGGTTACATCACCCTAGGCAGGCGCACTTTCCCCCGTCAAGCCCGTGGATCGTCCCGGCACGTTACCGTGTTGTTACTTGACGGATCTCGGTCGGCACCGCTGTCATGGACGCCACACATCCCGGGCCGGCCGGCGTGGGAGCCACCATCGGCTTCCCGCTCAGCGCCCGAGGTCGCGTTTCCTCTTCAAGCGCGCAACAAAACAAACGGAGGCCTTCGATGCGCTCCAAAACAATGGCGATCGTCTGCGCCGCGCTGATGGCCGGTGCGGTGATCAGCGGGTGCGGCAGTGAATCCGGATCCGGTGGCAAGACGAAACTCACCATCGGCCTGTTCGGCAATTTCGGCTACACCGAACTGCTCAAGGAGTACGCGAGCACCCACCCGGACATCGAGATCCAGGACCGCACCGCCTCCTACTCCGACCACCACAAGAACCTCGCGGCCCACCTGGCCACCAACAACGGCGCCGCGGACATCGAGGCGGTCGACACCGGCTACGTCGCCCAGTTCAAGGCCACCTCGGACAAGTTCGTCGACCTGAACACCAAGGGCGGCGACCAGCTCAAGGACCGCTGGCTGCCGTGGAAGTGGGCTGCCTCGCTGAGCAAGGAGGGCCAGCAGATCGGCTACGGCACCGACGTCGGCGGCCTGGCCATCTGCTACCGCCGCGACCTGCTGGAAGCCGCCGGTCTCCCCTCGGAACGCACGGAGGTCGCCGCGCTGTGGCCGACCTGGCCGGACTTCATGGCCGCGGGCAAGCAGTTCCAGGCCAACGCCCCCGAGGGCGTGAAGTGGTTCGACGGTGGCCCGACCGTGCTCAACGCCATCGTCGGCCAGGCCGCGACCGGCTACTACGACCAGTCCGACCGGATCACCGTGGGCAGCAACCCGGAGCTCAAGCAGGGCTGGGACCTCGTGGCGGACGCCGTCAACTCCGGCCTGTCGGCGAAGCTGCTCTACTCGACACCGGTCTGGAACACGGGGTTCAAGCAGGGCCAGTTCGCCACCGTCACCTGCCCGGCCTGGCAGATGGCCAAGATCAAGGACCAGGCACCGGACACCGCGGGCAAGTGGGACGTCACCTCGGTGCCCGGCGGGGGCGGCAACTGGGGTGGTTCGTACCTCACGATTCCCAAGCAGGGCAAGAACGTCGACAAGGCCGTCGAACTGGCGGCGTGGCTGACCGCGCCCGAGCAGCAGGCCAAGGTGTTCGCCAGCGCCGGGCTGCTGCCGTCGACGCCCAAGTTGTACGAGGACCCGGCCGTGGTGGGCCTGCAGAACCCGTTCTTCAACAACGCCCCCGTCGGCAAGCTGTTCACCGACGCGGCCAAGCAACTCCAGCCCCAGTACCAGGGCCCGAAGGCCGGTGACGTGCAGACCGCCATCGGCAACGCGATGCAGCGGGTCGAGCAGGGCAAGCAGAGCGGCGACGACTCGTGGAACCAGTTCGTCGGTGATGTCCAGAACCTCTCGAGCTGACCCGTGGAATCACTGGACCGGGCAACCCGAAGGCACCGGTGGGACACCAGGTTCGCGCCGTACGCCTATGTGGCGCCGTACTTCCTGATCTTCGGTGTCTTCGGGTTGTTCCCCCTGCTGTACACGATCTGGGTGTCGCTGCAGCACCGCAACCTGCTCGACGCCGAAGGCGCGTCCTTCACCGGGGTGGACAACTACCAGCAGTTGCTCGCCGATCCGTACTTCTGGAACGCCATGGGCAACACGCTGAGCCTGTGGCTGCTGACCACCGTCCCCCAGATCCTGTTCGCCCTCGGCATCGCCCAGTTGCTCAACCGCAAGGTCCGGACCCGCACGCTGTTCCGGATGGGGGTGATCCTGCCGAACGTCACCTCGGTGGCCGCGGTGACGATCATCTTCGCCCAGCTGTTCGGCCGGGACTTCGGCCTGATCAACTGGGTGCTGGAGCTGTTCGGCGCCGGGCACATCGACTGGCAGGCCGGCACCGCTTCCTCGCACATCGCGATCGCCACCATGGTGGTGTGGCGCTGGACCGGCTACCACGCGCTGATCTTCCTGGCGTCCATGCAGGCGATCCCGTCGAGCCTGTACGAGGCGGCCACTCTGGACGGAGCCAGGGGCTGGCAGCAGTTCTGGCGGATCACCGTGCCGTTGCTGCGGCCGCAGATCATCTTCTCCACGATCATCGCGACCACCGGCAACATGCGGCTGCTCGCCGAGCCGCTGCTGTTCAACCCGGGCACCGCGGCCGCGACCGGTGGCTCGGACCGGCAGTTCCAGACCGCCGCGCTGTATCTGTACGAGCAGGGGTTCACCAACTACGACTTCGGCTACAGCTCGACGATCGCGGTCGTGCTGGCGATCACCACGATCATCGTCGCCGGACTCGGCTACCTGGTGACCAAGCGGATCCAGACGGATTGAGGGAGCCATGACTGCTGTGCTGGACCCACCCGCGCCGGCGCCACCCGCCGGTTCGCGAAGCCGGGTGCGCCGGGTGGCCGGCCGGGTCGCGGGGCCGTGGGCCTACGCCGGGCTCATCGCCGTGCTGGCCGGGTCGGCCTTCCCGGTGTACTGGTCGCTCGTGGTGTCCTCGCAGACGCCGGACGCGATCGACTCGGTGCCGCCGGTGCTGGTGCCGGGTGGCCACCTCTTCGAGAACATCGCCCGGGTCTTCGACACCACCGACTTCGCGCTGGCGCTGACCAACTCGATCGTGGTGTCGGGCACGATCACCGTGTCGGTGGTGCTGTTCTCCACGCTGGCCGGGTTCGCCTTCGCCAAACTGCGGTTCCGCGGCCGCAACGTGCTGCTGCTGGTGATCATCGCGACCCAGGCGATCCCGACCGAGCTCGGGGTGATCCCGCTCTACATGATGATGAGCGAGTTCGGCTGGGCGGGCCAGATCCACGCGGTGATCGTCCCCGGGCTGGTGACGGCGTTCGGGGTGTTCTTCATGCGGCAGTACTTCGAGCGGGCGATCCCGGACGAGCTGCTCGAAGCGGGCCGGATGGACGGGTGCGGCTCGTTGCGGTTGTTCTGGCACGTGGCCATGCCCGCGGCCCGCCCGGCGGCCGCGGTGCTCGGGTTGTTCACCTTCATGCAGGCGTGGAACGACTTCTTCTGGCCGCTCGTGGTGCTGGTGCCGGAGAACCCGACCGTGCAGACCGCGCTGTCCACTTTGGCCAGTGGCTACACCACCGACTACACCCTGGTGCTGACCGCCGCGACGATCGGCACGGTGCCGGTGCTCGCGGTCTTCCTGCTGTTCGGCCGCCAGATCGTCGGCGGCATCATGTCGGGCGCCGTCAAGGGCTGAAAAGGAGAATCTGTCGTGACCATCGCTTTCCCGCCCGGGTTCCGCTGGGGTGTGGCGACTTCGGCGTACCAGATCGAAGGGGCCGCGCGGCAGGACGGCCGTGGTGCGTCCATCTGGGACACCTTCTCGGCGGTGCCCGGCGCGATCGCGTCCGGCGACACCGGCGAGGTGGCCGCCGACCACTACCACCGCTGGGCCGCGGACGTCGAACTGCTCGCCGGCCTCGGTGTCGACGCGTACCGGTTCTCCGTTTCCTGGTCCAGGATCCTGCCGGACGGGCGCGGCCGGATCGAGCAGCGCGGCATCGACTTCTACCGGCGGCTCGTCGAAGCGTTGCTGGCCAAGGGGATCGAACCGTTCGTCACGTTGTACCACTGGGATCTGCCGCAGGCGCTGGAGGACGAGGGCGGGTGGCGCAACCGCGAAACCGCGGGGTGTTTCGCCGAGTACGCCGCGATCGTGCACGACGCCCTCGGTGACGTCGTGAGCAAGTGGACGACGCTGAACGAGCCGTACTGCTCCTCGATCGTCGGCTACGGCGAAGGACGGCACGCACCGGGCGCACGGGAAGGGCATGGCGCGCTGGCGGCCGCGCACCACCTGCTCCTGGGCCACGGCATGGCGGTGCAGGCGATGCGTGCCGACGCCCGGCCCGGGCAGGAGTTCGGCATCGTGCTGAACCAGTCCCCGGCGGTGCCCGTGACGCAGGATCCCGCGGACGTCGCCGCGGCCGATCGTCAGGACTGCCTGCTGCGACGGCAGTTCTCCGATCCTCTGTTCGGCTCGGCTTACTCGGACGAGCTGACGTCGATGTTCGGCGCGATCACCGACTTCTCGTTCCGCCGTGACGAGGACCTGGCGATCATCGGCGAGCCGCTGGACTACGTCGGCATCAACTACTACTACCGGCTGCACGTCGCCGACGCGCCGCACCGCGAGCCGGATCCGGCCAAGCGGACCGCGCACGACATCGGCGTGGACACGACGCGGTTGCCGGACGTCCCCCGCACCGGCATGGGCTGGCCGGTGGAACCCGCCGGGCTCACCACCGCGCTGACCGACCTCACCGCCCGCTACCCCGGACTGCCGCCGATCTACATCACGGAGAACGGCTGCGTCTACCCCGATTCGGGCACCTTCGAGGACCACGACCGCATCGCCTACCTGCAGGACCACCTCGCCGCGGCCGAAGCGGCGGCGACCGCCGGCGTCCCCCTGCGGGGTTACTTCTGCTGGTCCCTGCTCGACAACTTCGAATGGGCGCACGGCTACAAGCACCGGTTCGGCCTGGTCCACGTCGACTACCCGACCCAGCGCCGCACCCCGCGCGCGAGCTACCACTGGTACCGCTCGTTCCTCTCAACCGCCCGGGAGTGAGGACGCCGAGGGGAAGGAGAAGCTGTGTTCACCCACGAGCTTCACTTCCGGCTGATGAAACATGAACAGACAAGAATATCACTCATGTTATTGCGTGCACGTGCATTCGCTCATGCATTATGGCGCTGGCCAGCGTTACTCCGAAAGCGTGATACTGGCCACGAGACACGGGCTGGAACCTGCCCTGACCTGCAGGTTCATTGTTGTACAGCGTAAATTACGTCAAGTGGTTCAACCATAAACTCAGGGAATGCCTTTTGCTGGATCGCCAACTGTGTTTACAGTGGCCCACTCTCGGATTCAGAACTGTTCTCGAGAGTTGTAACACAGGACCCGAGGTCAACGACCTCAATCGGTCGGGCTTACGGGGATCGGCCCCAGATGTGCAAGATCCAGGGCCGATCACACGACGCACTCAGGAGAAGATTCTGAGCACGCCGTCCACCGCCTGAGCGATGGCCAGTACCACCTGTCCAGTGGTGACGACGCGCCGGGCCTTCTGGGCCCGTCGCTCGTCGTCCACCCGAGGCTTCTCACGGGGCGGAGTGGGTTCACTACCCTCCGCGTCCGAGTCACCCTCGGCGTGGTGCTTTGCCATGTTCGGCCGTCTCCTTGTCTCGAGAGATGCGTTCGACCCCTCGTACGAGACTTGGTCGACTGCGACTGCCGAGACGACGGACCGGAATGGTTGGCGCCATGCCAGAAGGCCCGAAACCTCCGCCCGCCCGACTTCTCACAGAGAAGTCGGGCCGACGAGAAGCGACGGTACGTAACGATCACGGTGATCGGAAATTATTCGAGTGTGACCTGCATCACGATAACCAGGGTTAACTCTCGACGAATGGATCGTTTTACCAGGTCAAACCCCTTTGGGCACACTGTGACTCACGCCAGATGATTCACTGTTCGTGAGGCGTGGGCCGCGCTTGCATTCCCGATCGGGTGCCTTTGCGTAGGCTTCCTAATTGATAAGCGCATGCTCATCCCGCTTATACTCAGCAGTAACTTTTCTAATCGAGGAAAAATCGCAGAATGCCTGCGGTGCGCACACTTTTGCATGCTGGAGACCGATGCCTTGCGGAACTGGATCGGCCCCGACCGCTGCTGCCAGCCGGCGAGTTCCCCCTGCCTGCCACGGCATCCAGTGATCCACCCGGGTCGCGAGGCGAGGAGTCGTCGCTGGGGGGCTCTGCCGGTACAGTGCGAGCACCTCTTCGCGTCACTGCTGCGCCTTCGCCATCTTCGGCTGCGGAGGCGACATGCACGCGTAGTTGCCTGATACCAGGCAGAAGTAGTGCGGCATCCCGGGGAAGGTCTCGCCGCGCGCGGTGTGCCGGTCGAGGCGCCTGGCGGGTCCATCCAGCGCGCTCCGCCCCGCCGCCCCGGAGCTTGAGCCCATCCGGGTCGGCGCTTGACCCGGCGATGACTGTCCACACTGGACCATTGAAATACCAGGCCTTCGTCCTACTCGGCAGTGGCCGCACTCCATGGCAGGCTGAAGCGGGGGCCGCCGGGCGCCTTTGCCGTCAACGGGTGCACCGCCTGGCTTTCGTCGAACCACAGGAAGGCGTCGTACCGGTCCCCCACCACGGTGGGCACGTAGTTGCCCCAACGTTCCCGTTCCGGGTGGTACACCACGCCGATCGCGCGGTGCGGCAGGTCGGTGGTGAGCAACTCCGGGCGGTCCGAGCGCGGGAACACGAACGACGCCCGCGCGGGTGCGCTGCGGTGCAGCACGTCCTCCAGCGAACCCGCGCGGCCGGGCGGCACGGGGAGTTCGCGCATCGGCGCGCCCCACGAAGCACCGGCCACGACGGTCCCGTGGTGGGTGCCGAAACCCACCAGCACCACCTGGTCCACGCCGTAGCGCTGCCGGGCGAGCTGCCCGATGGTGACCATGCCGTCCTCCCCCATGTCGGTGGCTCGCGCGTCACCGACATGGGTGTTGTGCGCCCAGACGACCGCCTTCGCACCCGGCCCGTAGTGCTCGAGCAGGCGGTCGAGCGAGTGCGCCATGTGCTGGTCGCGGACGTTCCACGACTCCCGGCCGCCGGCGAGCATCGCCCGGTAGAAGCGTTCGGCGCCCGCGACGACCTCGCCGTTCTGCCAGGCCCGGAAGGCCTCGCTGCCGTCCGCCGCGGCCCGTTCGCGCAGGCGCACCAGCAGGTCGACGACCTCGTCCTGGCAGCCGGACGGCACCAGGCGCGTGGCTCTCGCGTAGTCGCGCCCGTCCTCGCCGAAGGGCTCGAAGCAGCGGTAGGCGGCCAACGCCGCGGGGACCTCCGCCGGATCGTGTCCACGCAGGTGGACCAGGATTTCCCGCAGGGACTCCCAGAGCGAATACACGTCCAGACCGTGGAACCCGGCTCGCCCGGCCTCGTCCAGCCCGGCGTTGCGGGCGCGCAGCCACCGGCAGAAGTCGGCGACCTCTTCGTTGGCCCACATCCACGCCGGCCACCGCTCGAACGCCGCCAGCGCTGCGCGTGGCTCCTCCAGGCACCGCACCGCGCGATCGACGCGGTCGCAGTCGGGCCAGTCCCCTTCGACGGCGACGAAGGAGAACCCCTTCTCCTCGATCAGGCGCTGGGTGAGCAGCGCACGCCACCGGTAGAACTCGTGGGTGCCGTGGCTGGCCTCCCCGAGCATGACCACCCTCGCGTCGCCCACGCGGTCCACCAGCACGTCGAAGTCGCCCGCGTCCGCCAGTGGCGCGGCGAGCGCGGTCACGTCGTCCCGGTACATGACTTCCGCGTACCCGCTCGGCCACCCGCCGAACCCCGCACGCCTAGGTGTACTCGGCCGAGTCCGCCCGTGCCGCCAGGGGCCCGGGCGAACCCCCGGTCGACTGAGCCCTCTTCGATTGCTATGAGTGGGGCATTACTTGCGTTGATTGCAAGTAATGCCCCACTCATAGCATTAGCCGCCTGGGCGCGGCGGTCAGCGCCACATCCGCGGGTCGTGCGAGGGGTCGGCGTACATCGGCGGGCAACCCTGCTCGACGGCTTCGGGGCGCAGTTCGTAGTGCCACGGTTCGTTGCGGTAGATCTGGCACAGCCCATACCGGGCGCCGTGCTTGGAGAGCCACGCCCTGGCCTCGGCGCGGCCGATGTCGACGGCATCGCCCGACACGTGGGCGGACGTGCCGGGGGTGGCCACCCATCGGGCCGCTTCCTCCGGCGAGCCGTACTTCGAGACCGCCCGGCGGAGCAGTTGTTCCTGGTACTCCGGCGACCGCCAGCCGCCGTTGACGAAGATCCGCACCCCGTCGGCCGCGGCGTCGGCGGCGGCCGCGCGCAGCGCACCGAGCAGCGCCGGATCGAGGTTGGCCACCGCCGGGGTCGCGTCGTCGAAAACCGGCACGGGCTCGGGAACAGCGCCGTCTGCCTTGCCGAGGACCCGGATTCGTTCGCTGGAGAGCATGCCTCCACTCAAGACGGTGCGGTGTTGCCCGCCCGTACGTGCTTTTCGATATGCCGCCGATATGCCTCCGCTCGTAGCATCGGCTCATGCGTGTGCTGGTGGTCGAGGACGAGCCCTACATGGCCGAGGCCATCCGCGACGGCCTGCGCCTGGAAGCGATCGCGGCCGACATCGCCGGTGACGGCGACACCGCGCTGGAGCTGCTGAGCCTCAACGCCTACGACATCGCCGTGCTCGACCGCGACATCCCCGGGCCGTCCGGGGACGAGATCGCCGAGAGCATCGTCGCTTCCGGTGACGGCATGCCGATCCTGATGCTGACCGCCGCCGACCGGCTCGACGACAAGGCCACCGGGTTCGGGCTCGGCGCCGACGACTACCTCACCAAGCCGTTCGAGCTCCGCGAGCTGGTGCTCCGGCTCCGGGCGCTCGACCGCAGGCGCGCCCACAGCAGGCCGCCCGTGCGGGAGATCGCGGGCCTGCGGCTGGACCCGTTCCGCCGCGAGGTCTTCCGCGACGGCCGCTACGTCGCGCTCACCCGGAAGCAGTTCGCCGTGCTCGAAGTCCTCGTCGCCGCCGAGGGCGGGGTGATCAGCGCCGAGGAGCTGCTGGCGCGCGCGTGGGACGAGAACGCCGACCCGTTCACCAACGCCGTGCGCATCACCGTCTCGGCGTTGCGCAAACGCCTCGGGACGCCGTGGCTCATCGCCACCGTGCCCGGCGTCGGCTACCGCATCGACACCGGAGGCGGGGACCGTGGATAGGGAACCCGGGCTGAGCGTCCGCCTCAAGCTCACCCTCAGCTACGCCGGGTTCCTCATGCTCGCGGGTGGCCTGCTGCTCGCCGTGGTGTGGGTGTTCCTGCTGCGTTACGTGCCCGAGGAGATCTACTTCCCCGAGCGCGGCGAGCCCGGTTGGCCGGGTACGCCCGGCCCGCACGTGCCCGACCGCTCCGACCTGGTGGCCGCCTTCGGCCCGAAGGTGGCCGCGGTGCTGGTGGTCCTGCTGCTGTTCGGCCTCGTGGGCGGGTGGGTCCTGGCGGGCAGCATGCTCGCGCCGCTGCAGCGCATCACCAACGCCACCCGCCTGGCCGCGAACGGCTCGCTGTCCCACCGGATCCACCTGGAAGGCCGTCAGGACGAGTTCCGCGAACTCGCCGACGCCTTCGACACCATGCTGGCGCGGATCGAATCGCACAACGCCGAGCAGCAGCGGTTCGCGGCCAACGCCTCGCACGAACTGCGCACCCCGCTGGCGATCACGCAGACACTGCTCGACGTGGCCCGAAGCGACCCGGACCGGGACCCGGGGGAACTCGTCGACCGCCTCCACTTCGTCAACACCCGGGCCATCGACCTCACCGAGGCGTTGCTGCTGCTCAGCCGCGCCGACCAGCGGTCGTTCGACCGCGACCACGTCGACCTGTCCCTCATCGCGGAGGAGGCCGCGGAAACGCTGCTCCCGCTCGCCGAGAAACGCGGCATCACCATCGAGACCTCCGGCGACATCACGCCCGCCGTCGGCTCCCACGCGCTCCTGCTGCAACTGACGACGAACCTGGTGCACAACGCGATCGTGCACAACCTGCCCGACCAGGGCACGGTGTGGGTCACCACCCGGGTCCACCCCAAGAGCGTGGTGCTCACCGTCGAGAACACCGGCCAGAAGCTCAGCCCGCAACTGGTCTCCACGCTCGTCGAGCCGTTCCAGCGCGGCACCCGGCGCATCCGCGACGACCACGCCGGAGCCGGGCTCGGCCTGGCGATCGTCAAGAGCATCGCCCAGGCGCACGACGGCACGCTGAACCTCACCCGCCGGGCGGGCGGCGGGCTCCGCGTCACGGTGCAACTGCCCGCCGCGCCGCCGCCCCAGCCGACGGTCAGCGGCGCCGAGCCCGGTGTTCGGCGATCACGGTGAGCACGTGCCGGGCCAGGACGGCGCCCGCGTCGGGTCCACCGGCCGCCGA from the Amycolatopsis magusensis genome contains:
- a CDS encoding LacI family DNA-binding transcriptional regulator produces the protein MATGREIAELCGVSVATVSRVFNQPETVNEETRERVLRVAGELGYRPNESARALSTKQSTMIGLVWDTDHRRPGWRHPYLQDLLIGLKSALSAHGYHLLMLATSGDSRAVGASLADPVGYVNLARRHHLGGLVLIDSGSDAEAFEAFAQSGLPCVAVDVAVDGPNATYVMSDNAAGAGSAVRHLAGLGHSRIATITGPPGNQPAEARISGYRKAIREAGLPLREDYLVTGDFYRASGTAAMRRLLALDEPPTAVFAASDEMAVGALLAARAEGLRVPEDLALVGFDDIEIASVVDPALTTVAQDKPGFGVAAAKAVMAMITGADREGPVILPTQLVIRDSCGSTSAHDVR
- a CDS encoding ABC transporter substrate-binding protein: MRSKTMAIVCAALMAGAVISGCGSESGSGGKTKLTIGLFGNFGYTELLKEYASTHPDIEIQDRTASYSDHHKNLAAHLATNNGAADIEAVDTGYVAQFKATSDKFVDLNTKGGDQLKDRWLPWKWAASLSKEGQQIGYGTDVGGLAICYRRDLLEAAGLPSERTEVAALWPTWPDFMAAGKQFQANAPEGVKWFDGGPTVLNAIVGQAATGYYDQSDRITVGSNPELKQGWDLVADAVNSGLSAKLLYSTPVWNTGFKQGQFATVTCPAWQMAKIKDQAPDTAGKWDVTSVPGGGGNWGGSYLTIPKQGKNVDKAVELAAWLTAPEQQAKVFASAGLLPSTPKLYEDPAVVGLQNPFFNNAPVGKLFTDAAKQLQPQYQGPKAGDVQTAIGNAMQRVEQGKQSGDDSWNQFVGDVQNLSS
- a CDS encoding carbohydrate ABC transporter permease yields the protein MESLDRATRRHRWDTRFAPYAYVAPYFLIFGVFGLFPLLYTIWVSLQHRNLLDAEGASFTGVDNYQQLLADPYFWNAMGNTLSLWLLTTVPQILFALGIAQLLNRKVRTRTLFRMGVILPNVTSVAAVTIIFAQLFGRDFGLINWVLELFGAGHIDWQAGTASSHIAIATMVVWRWTGYHALIFLASMQAIPSSLYEAATLDGARGWQQFWRITVPLLRPQIIFSTIIATTGNMRLLAEPLLFNPGTAAATGGSDRQFQTAALYLYEQGFTNYDFGYSSTIAVVLAITTIIVAGLGYLVTKRIQTD
- a CDS encoding carbohydrate ABC transporter permease; protein product: MTAVLDPPAPAPPAGSRSRVRRVAGRVAGPWAYAGLIAVLAGSAFPVYWSLVVSSQTPDAIDSVPPVLVPGGHLFENIARVFDTTDFALALTNSIVVSGTITVSVVLFSTLAGFAFAKLRFRGRNVLLLVIIATQAIPTELGVIPLYMMMSEFGWAGQIHAVIVPGLVTAFGVFFMRQYFERAIPDELLEAGRMDGCGSLRLFWHVAMPAARPAAAVLGLFTFMQAWNDFFWPLVVLVPENPTVQTALSTLASGYTTDYTLVLTAATIGTVPVLAVFLLFGRQIVGGIMSGAVKG
- a CDS encoding GH1 family beta-glucosidase, whose protein sequence is MTIAFPPGFRWGVATSAYQIEGAARQDGRGASIWDTFSAVPGAIASGDTGEVAADHYHRWAADVELLAGLGVDAYRFSVSWSRILPDGRGRIEQRGIDFYRRLVEALLAKGIEPFVTLYHWDLPQALEDEGGWRNRETAGCFAEYAAIVHDALGDVVSKWTTLNEPYCSSIVGYGEGRHAPGAREGHGALAAAHHLLLGHGMAVQAMRADARPGQEFGIVLNQSPAVPVTQDPADVAAADRQDCLLRRQFSDPLFGSAYSDELTSMFGAITDFSFRRDEDLAIIGEPLDYVGINYYYRLHVADAPHREPDPAKRTAHDIGVDTTRLPDVPRTGMGWPVEPAGLTTALTDLTARYPGLPPIYITENGCVYPDSGTFEDHDRIAYLQDHLAAAEAAATAGVPLRGYFCWSLLDNFEWAHGYKHRFGLVHVDYPTQRRTPRASYHWYRSFLSTARE
- a CDS encoding erythromycin esterase family protein, with the translated sequence MYRDDVTALAAPLADAGDFDVLVDRVGDARVVMLGEASHGTHEFYRWRALLTQRLIEEKGFSFVAVEGDWPDCDRVDRAVRCLEEPRAALAAFERWPAWMWANEEVADFCRWLRARNAGLDEAGRAGFHGLDVYSLWESLREILVHLRGHDPAEVPAALAAYRCFEPFGEDGRDYARATRLVPSGCQDEVVDLLVRLRERAAADGSEAFRAWQNGEVVAGAERFYRAMLAGGRESWNVRDQHMAHSLDRLLEHYGPGAKAVVWAHNTHVGDARATDMGEDGMVTIGQLARQRYGVDQVVLVGFGTHHGTVVAGASWGAPMRELPVPPGRAGSLEDVLHRSAPARASFVFPRSDRPELLTTDLPHRAIGVVYHPERERWGNYVPTVVGDRYDAFLWFDESQAVHPLTAKAPGGPRFSLPWSAATAE
- a CDS encoding M15 family metallopeptidase yields the protein MLSSERIRVLGKADGAVPEPVPVFDDATPAVANLDPALLGALRAAAADAAADGVRIFVNGGWRSPEYQEQLLRRAVSKYGSPEEAARWVATPGTSAHVSGDAVDIGRAEARAWLSKHGARYGLCQIYRNEPWHYELRPEAVEQGCPPMYADPSHDPRMWR
- a CDS encoding response regulator transcription factor codes for the protein MRVLVVEDEPYMAEAIRDGLRLEAIAADIAGDGDTALELLSLNAYDIAVLDRDIPGPSGDEIAESIVASGDGMPILMLTAADRLDDKATGFGLGADDYLTKPFELRELVLRLRALDRRRAHSRPPVREIAGLRLDPFRREVFRDGRYVALTRKQFAVLEVLVAAEGGVISAEELLARAWDENADPFTNAVRITVSALRKRLGTPWLIATVPGVGYRIDTGGGDRG
- a CDS encoding sensor histidine kinase, which encodes MDREPGLSVRLKLTLSYAGFLMLAGGLLLAVVWVFLLRYVPEEIYFPERGEPGWPGTPGPHVPDRSDLVAAFGPKVAAVLVVLLLFGLVGGWVLAGSMLAPLQRITNATRLAANGSLSHRIHLEGRQDEFRELADAFDTMLARIESHNAEQQRFAANASHELRTPLAITQTLLDVARSDPDRDPGELVDRLHFVNTRAIDLTEALLLLSRADQRSFDRDHVDLSLIAEEAAETLLPLAEKRGITIETSGDITPAVGSHALLLQLTTNLVHNAIVHNLPDQGTVWVTTRVHPKSVVLTVENTGQKLSPQLVSTLVEPFQRGTRRIRDDHAGAGLGLAIVKSIAQAHDGTLNLTRRAGGGLRVTVQLPAAPPPQPTVSGAEPGVRRSR